The following is a genomic window from Chitinophaga caseinilytica.
CAGACGCCGTTCGCCTCGTATACAGTCATTACGACCGGTTCATCACCGGCGGCGCCATGCCCGTAGCCGGCCCGCTCATCCTCGGGGCCCCCGATGCCCTCAAGGCGGAATTCTTCCTCGAGCGCCGCGAACTGGGCATCATCAACGTGGGCGCCCCCGGCACCGTAACCGTAGACGGAGAAGCGTTCGAACTGGGGCACAAGGAAGCGCTCTACATCGGCAAAGGCAAGCGCAGCGTAATTTTCGCATCCGCCAGCGCAGCCGCTCCGGCGATGTTCTACCTCAATTCCACCCCCGCGCACATGACCTACCCCACCCGCCGCGTCACCAAAGCAGAAGCGGAAGTGGTAACCCTCGGCGCCCAGGAAACCGCCAATCACCGCACGATCAACAAACTGCTCGTCAACTCCGTAATCCCCACCTGCCAACTCCAGATGGGCATGACGGAACTCAAGCCCGGCAACACCTGGAACACCATGCCCGCCCACACGCACGACCGCCGCATGGAAGTTTATTTCTATTTCGAAGTGCCCCAGGGCCAGTCGGTTTGCCACTTCTGGGGCCAGCCGCAGGAAACCCGGCACATCTGGATGCAAAACAACCAGGCCGTCATTTCCCCGCCCTGGTCTATCCACTCCGGCTCCGGCACCAGCAACTACACCTTTATCTGGGGCATGGCCGGCGAAAACCTCGATTACGGCGACATGGACCATTGCGCCATCACCGATTTAAGATAGTCTGCATATGTTCTATACATGGAAAAAATGGTGCCTCGCAGGCATCGCCGCCGCATCGCTCGCCCTGCCCGCCACGGCGCAGGAACGGCTGCAAGCCGACACGCTTTTCACCTATATGAAAAAGGTGAACGACTGGCAGTTCAAAAACCTGGAACGCAAAGGCTGGACCTGGCAGAAATGGGACTGGACGAACGGTGCCCTTTACGCCGGCGCCTATGCTTACGCCGAGATCGCCAACGATCCGGCGAACTTCGAACGGCTGCTGCGGATTTCGGAAGATAACGGCTGGAACACAGGGCCACGGAGGCTTTTCGCTGACGATTACTGCGTTGGCCAACTCTACGCCCAACTGTACCGCGTATACGGAGAAGAGCCCATGATACGCCGCTGGCGCTCGCTGGCGGACAGTATCGGCAAATTACCGCACGATGAGCCGCTCGACTGGAAGAACAGTATCCACCTGCGCGAATGGGCCTGGTGCGACGCCCTGTTCATGGGCCCCCCGGCGCTGGCGTACCTTTCCACCGCCACCAACGACCCGTCCTACCTGGAAACGGCCGTGAAACTATGGTGGAAAACCTCCGATTTCCTATACAACAAATCCGAACGCCTCTATTACCGCGACGCCCGTTATTTCGACAAAAAAGAAAGCAACGGCGCCAACGTGTTCTGGAGCCGCGGAAATGGTTGGGTAATGGGCGGATTGGTGAGGATGCTCGCCAACATGCCGGCCAATCACCCGTCGCGCCCCGCGTTCGAAAAGCAGTTTAAAGACATGGCCACGCGGTTGGCGGGTTTGCAGTATGCAGACGGCACCTGGCACGCGGCTTTGCTGGATATGGACAGTTATCCTTCCAAAGAAACCAGCGGCACGGGCTTTTTCATTTATGCGATGGCCTGGGGCGTGAACAATGGCTTGCTGCCGAAGAAAGACTTCCGGCCCGTGCTCGTCAAAGGCTGGAACGCGCTGCAGCAGAGCGTTCACGCAGACGGCAAGCTGGGATTTGTGCAGAAGATCGCCGATTCGCCCGGCAAAACCACGTTCGACGATACGGAGGTATATGGCGTAGGGGCGTTCCTCCTCGCCGGCACCGAATTGCTGAAAATGGCGCTGGCCGAACAGAAATTCCCGGTTACTGTTGAGGTATATAATCCCGCAGGCGCCGTAGCCCCGCTTTCCGAACTGGATTACGCCGCGGTGGCCGCCAAATGGAAACCCCTGCGCAAGGGGCCCTTCAAAATCATCAACGCGGTTACCGGCAAGGAAGTGGCTTACCAGCTGATCACCGAAGGCGGCAAACAACCGGTAAAAATCCTGGTCGATGCGCCCCTGGCCCCCGGTGGCCGCGCGGTCCTCACTTTCGCGGAAGGCGTTCCCGCGCCCGTGGAACCGAAAACCTACGGAAGGTACATCGCCGAGCGGCTCGACGATTACGCCTGGGAAAACGACCGCGTGGCGTTCCGCATGTACGGCCGCGCGCTGGAATCGCAACCCAAGCATAATGCGTATGGTGTGGATTTCTGGAACAAACGGACCGAAAAAATGATCGTCAACAGTTGGTACAAACGCACCAATTATCATAAAGACGAAGGCGAGGGACTGGACGGTTACAGCGTAGGTTTCACGCTGGGCGCGGGCGGCATTGCGCCGTACACGAAAGACAGCATTTGGTACTCCCGCAACTACACCGGCCACCGCATGCTCGACAGCGGTGCGCTCCGCACCACCTTCGAACTGCAATACGAGCCCTGGAACGCAGATGGCAAACAAGTGAGCGTGGTAAAACGCGTGTCGATCGATGCGCACAGCCAGCTTTCCCGGATGGAAATCACCTACACTGCGCCACTCACGGCTGCCGTGGGGATCGTGAAGCGCCCGGCGCCCGGTACGGAATATTTCGGGGAGCAGGACGGAGTGATGGGTTACT
Proteins encoded in this region:
- the kduI gene encoding 5-dehydro-4-deoxy-D-glucuronate isomerase encodes the protein MSTHIETRYASSPAEAKSWDTAQAREALLIPSLFEADAVRLVYSHYDRFITGGAMPVAGPLILGAPDALKAEFFLERRELGIINVGAPGTVTVDGEAFELGHKEALYIGKGKRSVIFASASAAAPAMFYLNSTPAHMTYPTRRVTKAEAEVVTLGAQETANHRTINKLLVNSVIPTCQLQMGMTELKPGNTWNTMPAHTHDRRMEVYFYFEVPQGQSVCHFWGQPQETRHIWMQNNQAVISPPWSIHSGSGTSNYTFIWGMAGENLDYGDMDHCAITDLR
- a CDS encoding glycoside hydrolase family 88 protein: MFYTWKKWCLAGIAAASLALPATAQERLQADTLFTYMKKVNDWQFKNLERKGWTWQKWDWTNGALYAGAYAYAEIANDPANFERLLRISEDNGWNTGPRRLFADDYCVGQLYAQLYRVYGEEPMIRRWRSLADSIGKLPHDEPLDWKNSIHLREWAWCDALFMGPPALAYLSTATNDPSYLETAVKLWWKTSDFLYNKSERLYYRDARYFDKKESNGANVFWSRGNGWVMGGLVRMLANMPANHPSRPAFEKQFKDMATRLAGLQYADGTWHAALLDMDSYPSKETSGTGFFIYAMAWGVNNGLLPKKDFRPVLVKGWNALQQSVHADGKLGFVQKIADSPGKTTFDDTEVYGVGAFLLAGTELLKMALAEQKFPVTVEVYNPAGAVAPLSELDYAAVAAKWKPLRKGPFKIINAVTGKEVAYQLITEGGKQPVKILVDAPLAPGGRAVLTFAEGVPAPVEPKTYGRYIAERLDDYAWENDRVAFRMYGRALESQPKHNAYGVDFWNKRTEKMIVNSWYKRTNYHKDEGEGLDGYSVGFTLGAGGIAPYTKDSIWYSRNYTGHRMLDSGALRTTFELQYEPWNADGKQVSVVKRVSIDAHSQLSRMEITYTAPLTAAVGIVKRPAPGTEYFGEQDGVMGYWEPASPKDGTTGIGVVMVTPVKEMAMEKGHLLSIVPTAEGNKVVYYTGGAWDKAGLITNSGEWFNYLRQEAQKLRKPVQVRIY